Within the Catalinimonas niigatensis genome, the region CAGTTTTTCACGGGTATCTCCCAATTCTGTTTTCTCTTCTATCAGGCTTTTAAACTCGGCAAACTCCGATTTGTCTCCCATCAAAATAGCGCCTACCAACCTGTCGTGATGGATGATACACTTTTTGTAATAAGCTCTGGATTTGTCCAGGAAGATGATTTCCTCATATTCGTGCCGGTTGTGATGCGGGATTTCTGCAATACCTACTGAGCAAAGATCCAGATGCGAAAATTTGAGGATATTCATGGGTGTAGATCCCTGGTACATGCTCAAAGGATCACCGGCAATATAACGGGCGGCAATATCTGCCTGCTGTTCAGCCGCCGCTGTGATACCCAGCATTTTCTCCCGATGCTCAGCAATCTCACCCAAGGCAAAGATATCAGGATCTGAAGTTTGCAGATAATCATTAACTTGTACTCCTCTCCCACAGGCCAGTTGGGTTTCACGCGCCATTTCAATATTTGGGCGGGTGCCGATGGCATACACCACCGCATGACAAGTGATAGACTTACCACTTTTAAGACGTGCCTGTATCGGTTGATTGGGTTCGTGAGGTTCAATCAACTGTACCTGATCGTTCATTTGCAGGTGAATACCCATTTCTTCTACTTTCTCACGCAGCAGAGCACTGGCGGTATGGTCCAGTTGACGTTCCATCAGCCTTGAGGCAAGTTGTACGATAGTCACTTTTACGTTCATTTCCAGCAAAGCGGCCGCCAATTCCAAGCCCAGCAGACCGCCTCCTACAATGATCACATGCGCATGATTGGGCAGATAGTATTTGAGTTTATCAGCATTATCCCGACTGCGCATGGTAAAGATGCCCGGATAGTGTATAGGCACATCGCCCGGTACAAAAGCCCGACTTCCGGTAGCCATGACCAGTATATCGTAAGTATGTTCTTTCTCATCAGCATCGGTAACCGTTTTTTGCTGGCGGTCTATGGAGGCAATGGCGTTGGAAGGGTGCAAATGCACGTTGAGCTTCGCAAACTCCTCCGCCGTTTTAAACTTCATCAGGTCCTGCCAGCTCAGGCTGTCGTTGATGTATTCAGGCAGCAGCACCCGGTTATAGAAAGGGTATTCTTCTTTGGAAAAAACATGAATTTCATCCTCCTGATTTAGTTCACGGTAGGTATTGATAAAACGATAGGCCGCTGCTCCAGCTCCGATGATGACAATCTTTTGTCGGGTTTTGGTTACTTTGGCTACCTGTACCGCAGAAAACTTAAAGTCAGGTTCTTTGGACACCGGATCGTAGAGGTTGTTGGTCAGGTTATTGGCCCTGCCAAAATCTTTCTGTAATATTTTACCCCAGTGCATGGGCAGAAAAACCACTCCTTTTTTGATATCTTCCGTAACCTTCGCTTTTACTTTGACCTCTCCCCTGGAATTGCTGATCACCACCACATCATCCTCTTTGATATTTCTTGCCAAAGCATCCTGAGGATGGATTTCCAGAAAGGGCTGGCTGATGTGTTTCCTGAGCTTCTGCACCTTCCCGGTTCGGGTCATGGTATGCCACTGATCGCGTACTCGGCCAGTGGTGAGGATGAGTGGGAAATCAGGAGTGACAGCTTCCGAAAGGTTGGCGGCCCCGCTGGCCTGTATCTGTGCTCTATGGTTGGGCGTGTAAAACTTTTTATCTTCAAAAAGACGAGGCGTTCCGGGATGACCTTTTTGAGGAACCGGCCATTGCATCGTACCCTTGTCTTTCAACACCTCATAATCCAGACCGGAAATGTCTATGTTAGTACCTTTGGTCAGCGCACAGTGCTCGGCATAGACTTCAGCCATAGAGGCATAGTCAAATCCGTGAAAGCCCATTTTTTGGGCAAAGCGAATCAAAATTTCCGCATCGGGCAGGGCTTCTCCGGGAGCCTCTATAACTTTCTCCAGGTAGCTGATCCTTCTTTCAGAATTGGTCATGGTGCCTTCTTTTTCCAGCCAACCGGCAGCAGGCAGTACCAGATCCGCATAGGCTACCGTATCCGAGCGATTGGAAATATCCTGTACCACCACGAAAGAGGCCTTTTGCAAGGCTTCCTCAATTTTACGCGCATCGGGCAGACTCACCAATGGATTGGTACAGATGATCCAGACGGCTTTCATTTTTCCTTCCCGCAGGGCATCAAACATCTGGGTAGCCGTAAGTCCGGGTTTGTCAGCAATCTGCTCCACACCCCAGAAATCTGCTACTTCCTGCCGATGATTGGCATCCAGCAGATTGCGGTGGGCTGCCAGCAAACTGGCCATCCCTCCTACTTCGCGTCCCCCCATCGCATTGGGCTGTCCGGTAAGTGAAAAAGGCCCCGAACCGGGTTTACCAATATGTCCGGTAATCAGGTTGAGGTTGATCAGCGCCAGATTTTTATTAACTCCGGAAGCACTTTGGTTAAGACCCATTGCCCATAGCGTCAGAAAGCCTTTGGCATTACCAATGTATTTGGCAGCCAGCATGATCTCATCTATCGGCACATCGCAAATCGCTGCCGCTTCCTGTAGAGTAGTCTGCATGACCTCTTTGCGATAGACTTCAAAACCATCGGTGTGGCTGCGGATAAAAGCCAGGTCTATATCGCCCTGCTCAATCAGGCAACGGCCAATGGCATGGTAGAGCACCGTATCTGTGCCCGGGCGAATCTGCAAATGTAAATCAGCCAGAGCACAGCTCTGCGTCTTGCGAGGGTCTACCACAATGATCCTGGTATCCGGATTTTGCTCTTTATGCTTTTCAATGCGACGAAACAGAATCGGATGGCACCAGGCAGGATTGGCCCCCGCAATGAAAAAGCAATCGGCCTGCTCAATGTCGTCATAGCAAATGGGTACGGCATCTTCACCCAGAGTTTTGGCATAGCCCGCCACAGCCGAACTCATGCACAGTCTGGAATTGGTGTCTACATTGTTGGTACCCAGGAAACCTTTGGTAAGCTTATTGACCAGATAATACTCCTCTGTCAGACATTGACCCGACACATAAAAACCTACCGAATCCGGTCCATAGTTACGGATGAGTGATTTGAAAACCGCTGCAGCTCTGTCCAGTGCTCTATCCCAGCTGACTTTCTGCATGGGTGCAGAGCGGCTCCAGCGCATTTGCGGATGCAGCAGGCGGTCGCTGCGGTCTTCTGCCACATAGTGCAGGTTCATGCCTTTAGAACAAAGCATCCCTTTATTGACAGGATGATCAGGATCACCGGCCACCGTGACCTTTCCCTGTCGGTCTTTGTTGACCAGAATGCCACATCCTACCCCACAGTAGGAGCAGGTAGTACGAGAGGTGGATGTTTGTTTCATAAAGATATGATGTGAAAAATTGTTTTGTAGGATCATGACGGTTTGACACGTAATTAATCGCATGGCGAACCGTCATGGTCTTACGATATTTCATGCACGGACAGGTTTTAGTATCAGTTCTCCCTTTCTTTCTGCTAATGCATGTTCCATTTCTACCTTTGCCTCTTTTTCTGCGGATGTAGAGAAGCGGACGGCCAGTGATAATACCGATACACCGGTTACTACAATTCCCATGATGGTCAGGGCTTCCGGATAGCTGAGGCTTTCGGATTTGAAGAGGAAACCTGCCGCTACTGCGCCTGCATTACCACCGGCACCTACAATACCGGATATCGCGCCTACTGCTTTTCTGTTGATGAAAGGAACAACAGAGTAAGTGGCTCCTTCCGACATCTGTACAAACAGACTGAAGATGATCATAGTGATAATAGCCAGAGGAAGGACAGTCATTTTAGAGAAAATGATCAGAGCAATTCCTTCTACCAGTAGTGCAAGGCCTAAAAATCCTACTCTACCTTTCAACCCCCATTTGATACCGGCTTTGTCGCCAAAGAAGCCTCCCAAAGAGCGGGCAAAGATGTTCATCAGACCGAAGAGACCAGCGATCAGACCGGCAGTTTTAAGATCCAAAGTAAAATAA harbors:
- a CDS encoding nitrate reductase, whose amino-acid sequence is MKQTSTSRTTCSYCGVGCGILVNKDRQGKVTVAGDPDHPVNKGMLCSKGMNLHYVAEDRSDRLLHPQMRWSRSAPMQKVSWDRALDRAAAVFKSLIRNYGPDSVGFYVSGQCLTEEYYLVNKLTKGFLGTNNVDTNSRLCMSSAVAGYAKTLGEDAVPICYDDIEQADCFFIAGANPAWCHPILFRRIEKHKEQNPDTRIIVVDPRKTQSCALADLHLQIRPGTDTVLYHAIGRCLIEQGDIDLAFIRSHTDGFEVYRKEVMQTTLQEAAAICDVPIDEIMLAAKYIGNAKGFLTLWAMGLNQSASGVNKNLALINLNLITGHIGKPGSGPFSLTGQPNAMGGREVGGMASLLAAHRNLLDANHRQEVADFWGVEQIADKPGLTATQMFDALREGKMKAVWIICTNPLVSLPDARKIEEALQKASFVVVQDISNRSDTVAYADLVLPAAGWLEKEGTMTNSERRISYLEKVIEAPGEALPDAEILIRFAQKMGFHGFDYASMAEVYAEHCALTKGTNIDISGLDYEVLKDKGTMQWPVPQKGHPGTPRLFEDKKFYTPNHRAQIQASGAANLSEAVTPDFPLILTTGRVRDQWHTMTRTGKVQKLRKHISQPFLEIHPQDALARNIKEDDVVVISNSRGEVKVKAKVTEDIKKGVVFLPMHWGKILQKDFGRANNLTNNLYDPVSKEPDFKFSAVQVAKVTKTRQKIVIIGAGAAAYRFINTYRELNQEDEIHVFSKEEYPFYNRVLLPEYINDSLSWQDLMKFKTAEEFAKLNVHLHPSNAIASIDRQQKTVTDADEKEHTYDILVMATGSRAFVPGDVPIHYPGIFTMRSRDNADKLKYYLPNHAHVIIVGGGLLGLELAAALLEMNVKVTIVQLASRLMERQLDHTASALLREKVEEMGIHLQMNDQVQLIEPHEPNQPIQARLKSGKSITCHAVVYAIGTRPNIEMARETQLACGRGVQVNDYLQTSDPDIFALGEIAEHREKMLGITAAAEQQADIAARYIAGDPLSMYQGSTPMNILKFSHLDLCSVGIAEIPHHNRHEYEEIIFLDKSRAYYKKCIIHHDRLVGAILMGDKSEFAEFKSLIEEKTELGDTREKLLRSGGPSKVVKGKLVCSCGNVGKGNLEEAITGGAHQLGTLCQATGAGLGCGSCKPELKALIDEHLMIKV